The following coding sequences lie in one Agrobacterium vitis genomic window:
- a CDS encoding DUF2256 domain-containing protein, which produces MPKRREKSDLPTKICPVCSRSFSWRKKWEKTWDNVKFCSQRCRETKVR; this is translated from the coding sequence ATGCCGAAGCGTCGTGAGAAATCGGACCTGCCTACTAAGATCTGTCCGGTCTGTAGCAGGTCGTTCTCATGGAGAAAAAAGTGGGAAAAGACCTGGGACAACGTGAAGTTTTGCTCGCAACGATGTCGAGAGACGAAAGTAAGATAG
- a CDS encoding MFS transporter produces MTARTSTGGSFAPLRQPVFAVLWAATVLGNTGSFMRDVASSWLMTDLSAAPAAVALVQAAGTLPIFLLAIPAGVLSDILDRRKFLIAIQLLLASVSISLMTLSYVGMLSVSALIGLTFLGGIGAALMGPTWQAIVPELVPREDVKGAVALNSLGINIARSIGPAAGGLLLAAFGAAVTYGADVASYILVIAALIWWPRAKNADDALSEGFLGAFRSGLRYTRASKPLHVVLLRAAIFFAFASAVWALLPLVARQLLGGDASFYGLLLGSVGAGAIGGALVMPKLRERFDSNGLLLGSAIVTAVVMGILSLAPPQWLAIVILLFLGASWITALTTLNGAAQAVLPNWVRGRGLAVYLTVFNGAMTAGSLGWGAVGEAVGVSSTLLIGAAGLMVAGFIMHRVKLPAGDADLVSSNHWPEPLVAEPVAHDRGPVLILIDYHVEKHNRTKFLNALDEMSSERRRDGAYGWGVTEDSADPEKITEWFMVESWAEHLRQHKRVSNADADVQRKVIAFHTGPEKPVVRHLLTINKPGITT; encoded by the coding sequence ATGACCGCTCGCACATCCACGGGTGGGAGCTTTGCCCCACTTCGTCAGCCTGTCTTTGCGGTCCTTTGGGCGGCAACGGTTCTGGGTAACACCGGCAGCTTCATGCGCGATGTCGCCAGTTCCTGGTTGATGACCGATCTCTCCGCCGCGCCCGCAGCCGTCGCCCTTGTTCAGGCCGCTGGAACGCTGCCAATCTTCCTACTGGCAATCCCGGCAGGCGTGCTCTCGGATATTCTTGATCGCCGCAAGTTCCTGATCGCCATCCAGCTTCTGCTTGCCAGCGTCAGCATATCGCTAATGACACTATCCTATGTCGGCATGCTCTCAGTCAGCGCGTTGATCGGCCTGACATTTCTGGGCGGGATAGGCGCAGCACTGATGGGGCCGACATGGCAGGCCATCGTCCCGGAACTGGTGCCGCGTGAAGATGTGAAAGGCGCGGTTGCGCTGAACTCACTCGGCATCAACATTGCCCGGTCCATCGGACCTGCGGCGGGTGGTCTGCTGCTTGCGGCTTTCGGGGCTGCTGTCACCTATGGCGCCGATGTTGCCAGCTATATCCTCGTCATAGCAGCGCTAATCTGGTGGCCACGTGCCAAAAATGCGGACGACGCTTTGTCCGAAGGTTTCTTAGGCGCGTTCCGCTCGGGCCTGCGATATACCCGCGCCAGCAAACCGCTGCACGTCGTGCTATTGCGCGCCGCTATTTTCTTCGCCTTTGCCAGTGCAGTCTGGGCACTGCTGCCCCTCGTCGCCCGCCAGCTTCTCGGCGGCGATGCCAGCTTCTACGGCCTTCTGCTCGGCTCGGTCGGCGCGGGTGCCATTGGCGGCGCGCTGGTGATGCCGAAACTGCGCGAACGTTTTGACTCCAACGGCCTGCTTTTAGGTTCTGCCATCGTGACGGCCGTCGTCATGGGCATCCTCTCACTGGCCCCGCCGCAATGGCTGGCCATCGTCATCCTCCTGTTTCTCGGCGCATCCTGGATCACGGCGTTGACGACCCTGAACGGTGCTGCACAGGCCGTTCTGCCCAACTGGGTCAGAGGCCGGGGACTTGCGGTTTATCTTACCGTCTTCAACGGCGCGATGACGGCGGGCAGCCTTGGATGGGGTGCCGTCGGTGAAGCCGTGGGCGTCTCGTCAACGCTGCTTATCGGAGCGGCCGGACTGATGGTTGCGGGCTTCATCATGCACCGCGTCAAGCTTCCCGCAGGCGATGCGGATCTGGTTTCGTCCAATCACTGGCCTGAGCCGCTGGTGGCCGAGCCTGTCGCGCATGATCGCGGTCCCGTTCTGATCCTGATCGACTACCATGTCGAGAAGCACAACCGCACCAAGTTCCTGAATGCGCTCGATGAAATGTCATCCGAACGACGTCGCGATGGTGCCTATGGTTGGGGTGTTACCGAGGACTCCGCCGACCCCGAGAAGATAACCGAATGGTTCATGGTGGAATCCTGGGCAGAACATTTGCGCCAACACAAGCGCGTGTCCAATGCGGATGCGGATGTCCAGAGGAAGGTCATCGCATTCCATACCGGTCCGGAAAAGCCCGTGGTTCGGCACCTTCTGACAATTAACAAACCGGGCATAACAACGTGA
- a CDS encoding IS30 family transposase, producing MKRTYSHIDLDERRKIARWRMAGQSIEMIAETLGRHRSTIFREIKRNTFIDEVVPDLNGYYCVTAHDMACERRAKLRKLARFANVRQSVIDRIMHGWSPQQIAGRMRLEQHPIFVSHETIYKFAYSADGHAIKLWRHLPEHRAKRRPRHARRKHGQRFGPELNILHRPNVVAERKQFGHWECDLIQFRKKFGKANVTSLVERVSRFTILLRNNDRQSRPVMDGIIQALRSLPHLARRSMTFDRVTEFTDWPYLQAGIGTQTWFCDPQSPWQKGTVENTNRRARKWLSRDVDPLSVADADLIKICNQLNQTPRKCLGYRTPAEVFRKKLLA from the coding sequence ATGAAACGCACCTACTCCCATATCGACTTGGACGAACGCCGTAAGATCGCTCGCTGGCGTATGGCGGGCCAGAGTATTGAGATGATCGCCGAGACACTCGGTCGCCATCGCTCGACGATCTTTCGTGAAATCAAGCGGAATACGTTTATCGATGAGGTGGTCCCGGACCTCAATGGCTATTACTGCGTCACGGCGCATGACATGGCTTGCGAACGGCGGGCCAAGCTGCGGAAGCTGGCGCGCTTTGCGAATGTGAGGCAGTCTGTGATCGACCGGATCATGCATGGTTGGTCGCCCCAGCAGATCGCCGGTCGCATGCGGCTGGAACAGCATCCGATCTTTGTCAGTCACGAGACAATTTACAAGTTCGCATACTCGGCCGACGGTCATGCCATCAAGCTGTGGCGTCACCTGCCGGAGCATCGAGCTAAGCGACGACCACGACATGCAAGACGTAAGCATGGTCAAAGGTTTGGCCCGGAACTCAACATTCTGCATCGTCCGAATGTCGTTGCTGAACGCAAGCAGTTCGGACATTGGGAATGCGATCTGATTCAGTTCCGGAAGAAGTTCGGCAAGGCCAACGTGACATCGCTTGTTGAGCGGGTGAGCCGCTTTACGATCTTGTTGCGCAACAATGATCGCCAGTCCCGCCCGGTCATGGATGGCATCATCCAGGCGTTGAGGAGCCTCCCTCACCTCGCCCGCCGATCAATGACATTCGACCGAGTCACGGAATTCACTGATTGGCCGTACCTTCAGGCTGGTATAGGCACGCAAACATGGTTTTGTGACCCTCAGTCGCCCTGGCAAAAAGGAACGGTCGAAAACACCAACAGGCGAGCGCGGAAATGGCTTTCCAGGGACGTCGACCCCTTGTCCGTAGCCGATGCCGATCTGATCAAGATCTGCAATCAACTCAATCAGACGCCGCGTAAATGCCTCGGCTACCGAACACCGGCTGAGGTCTTCCGCAAGAAACTACTCGCGTAG
- a CDS encoding amidohydrolase: protein MTTRRTFLGAASSLALSNLFSPAKAADPIKTGADTMHPDIILHNGRVTTLDRANPSATAIAIKDGLFNEVGSDGDVMALAGIDTETIDLKGRRVLPGLIDNHTHVVRGGLNFNMELRWDGVRSLADAMDMLKRQVANTPAPQWVRVVGGFTEHQFAEKRLPTIEEINAIAPDTPVFLLHLYDRALLNGAALRAVGYTRDTPNPPGGEITRDLNGNPTGLLLAKPNAGILYSTLAKGPKLPLDYQVNSTRHFMRELNRLGITGVIDAGGGFQNYPDDYEVIQKLSDENQMTVRLAYNLFTQKPTEEKEDFLKWTRSVKYKQGNDYFRHNGAGEMLVFSAADFEDFRQPRPEMAPEMEGELEEVVRVLAENRWPWRLHATYDETITRALDVFEKVNKDIPLEGLNWFFDHAETISDRSIDRIAALGGGIATQHRMAYQGEYFVERYGHGVAEATPPIRKMLDKGVHVSAGTDATRVASYNPWVSLSWMVTGKTVGGMQLYPRANCLDRETALRMWTEKVTWFSNEEGKKGRIEKGQFADLVVPDKDFFSCAEDEISLLTSDLTMVGGKIVYGSGDFKALDVNDVPPAMPDWSPVRKFGGYAAWGEPEGAGQRSLRRTAITSCGCASDCGVHGHDHAGAWTSKLPIADLKGFFGALGCSCWAV, encoded by the coding sequence ATCACGACGCGCCGCACATTCCTTGGTGCCGCTTCCAGCCTCGCTTTGTCCAATCTCTTCTCCCCGGCCAAAGCCGCGGATCCTATCAAGACCGGAGCAGACACCATGCATCCCGATATTATCCTTCACAATGGCCGCGTTACGACACTCGACCGCGCCAACCCCAGCGCAACGGCCATTGCCATCAAAGACGGTCTGTTTAACGAAGTGGGCAGCGATGGCGATGTCATGGCGCTTGCCGGAATAGATACCGAGACCATCGATCTCAAGGGCAGACGCGTCCTTCCGGGTTTAATCGACAACCACACGCACGTCGTGCGCGGCGGGTTGAACTTCAACATGGAACTGCGCTGGGATGGCGTCCGCTCGCTGGCCGATGCCATGGATATGCTGAAGCGGCAGGTGGCAAACACCCCTGCCCCGCAATGGGTGCGCGTCGTTGGCGGTTTTACCGAACATCAGTTTGCGGAAAAGCGTCTGCCGACAATCGAGGAAATCAATGCGATTGCGCCGGATACGCCGGTGTTCCTGCTGCACCTTTATGACCGGGCGCTTCTCAATGGTGCCGCCCTTCGCGCCGTTGGTTACACGAGAGATACGCCCAACCCGCCGGGCGGTGAGATCACCCGCGACCTCAACGGAAATCCGACAGGGCTGCTGCTTGCCAAGCCAAATGCGGGCATTCTCTATTCCACGCTTGCCAAGGGTCCGAAGCTGCCGCTGGACTATCAGGTCAATTCCACGCGCCATTTCATGCGGGAGCTGAACCGGCTGGGCATTACTGGCGTCATCGACGCGGGCGGTGGTTTCCAGAATTATCCGGATGATTACGAAGTCATCCAGAAGCTTTCCGACGAAAACCAAATGACGGTTCGTTTGGCCTATAATCTCTTCACGCAAAAGCCGACGGAAGAGAAAGAGGATTTTCTCAAATGGACACGGTCGGTCAAATACAAGCAGGGCAACGATTACTTCCGCCACAATGGCGCAGGCGAAATGCTGGTCTTTTCCGCAGCCGATTTCGAGGACTTCCGTCAGCCGAGGCCTGAAATGGCCCCGGAAATGGAGGGCGAGCTGGAAGAGGTGGTGCGGGTTCTGGCCGAAAACCGCTGGCCATGGCGCCTGCACGCCACCTATGACGAAACCATCACGCGCGCGCTGGATGTCTTCGAAAAGGTCAATAAGGACATTCCGCTTGAGGGCCTGAACTGGTTCTTCGACCATGCGGAGACGATTTCGGATCGCTCCATCGACCGTATCGCAGCGCTTGGCGGCGGCATCGCCACCCAGCATCGCATGGCCTATCAAGGCGAATATTTCGTAGAGCGTTACGGACACGGCGTTGCCGAAGCAACGCCTCCCATTCGCAAAATGCTGGACAAGGGCGTTCATGTCTCCGCCGGTACAGATGCGACCCGTGTTGCCTCCTATAATCCGTGGGTGTCGCTGTCGTGGATGGTGACCGGCAAGACCGTTGGCGGCATGCAGCTTTATCCGCGTGCAAACTGCCTGGACCGTGAAACGGCGCTGCGCATGTGGACGGAAAAGGTCACATGGTTTTCCAATGAGGAAGGTAAGAAGGGACGCATTGAAAAGGGCCAGTTCGCTGACCTTGTCGTGCCGGACAAAGACTTCTTCTCCTGCGCCGAAGATGAAATCTCGCTCCTGACATCGGACCTCACCATGGTCGGAGGCAAGATCGTCTATGGTTCCGGTGATTTCAAGGCGCTGGATGTAAACGACGTTCCGCCCGCAATGCCGGACTGGTCTCCCGTTCGAAAGTTCGGTGGTTACGCCGCCTGGGGCGAGCCGGAAGGTGCCGGTCAGAGGTCGCTGCGCCGGACTGCCATAACCTCCTGCGGCTGCGCCAGTGATTGCGGTGTTCACGGCCATGACCATGCAGGTGCATGGACGTCGAAACTGCCGATTGCTGATCTCAAGGGCTTCTTCGGGGCGCTGGGTTGCTCGTGCTGGGCGGTGTGA
- a CDS encoding DoxX family protein has translation MTHQTQTTNQLKTGLAGIIATPAVRTVALLALCAAYIQGPLTKIFDFNGAIAEMDHFGLHPAAVFAVVVIIFELTASAMVISGVLRWAGALALAGFTLMATFIALRFWEMAPGMDRMMATNAFFEHLGLAGAFVFVAAFDLTKGAK, from the coding sequence ATGACCCACCAAACACAGACCACCAACCAACTGAAAACAGGTTTGGCGGGCATCATCGCAACGCCAGCAGTCCGCACCGTTGCGCTGCTAGCGCTCTGCGCCGCCTATATTCAGGGTCCGCTGACCAAGATCTTCGATTTCAACGGCGCCATAGCCGAGATGGACCATTTTGGTCTGCATCCAGCCGCCGTCTTTGCAGTCGTCGTCATCATTTTCGAGCTGACAGCCTCTGCCATGGTGATCTCAGGCGTTCTGCGCTGGGCAGGAGCATTGGCACTTGCGGGCTTCACGCTGATGGCCACATTCATCGCGCTTCGGTTCTGGGAAATGGCTCCCGGCATGGACCGCATGATGGCCACCAACGCTTTCTTCGAACATCTTGGCCTTGCCGGTGCATTCGTCTTCGTCGCCGCCTTCGATCTCACCAAAGGAGCGAAGTGA
- a CDS encoding VOC family protein gives MFTHVMIGSNDLERSKAFYDATFHALGGGPGEIDARGRIVYVYGASRLMVTTPIDGKPATVANGGTIGLVAPSPAHVKAWHDAGTSHGGKSIETPPSERANGSFVAYLRDPDGNKLTARTLPSA, from the coding sequence ATGTTTACGCACGTGATGATCGGCAGCAATGATCTGGAGAGATCGAAAGCTTTCTACGACGCCACCTTCCATGCCCTTGGCGGCGGACCCGGTGAAATCGACGCCAGAGGGAGGATTGTCTACGTATATGGCGCAAGCAGACTAATGGTGACCACGCCGATTGATGGAAAACCCGCGACGGTCGCCAACGGTGGAACGATCGGTCTTGTCGCTCCGAGCCCTGCCCATGTGAAAGCATGGCACGACGCGGGGACAAGCCACGGAGGGAAGTCGATCGAGACACCGCCGTCAGAACGCGCGAATGGCTCATTCGTCGCCTATCTCCGTGATCCAGACGGAAACAAGCTAACCGCACGGACGTTACCGTCGGCTTGA
- a CDS encoding VOC family protein, translated as MAEDAGVIAVDHTGFSVASLEEAIQFWTEAMGFDLARRGEMGGEFLRDATGVDDPRCRMALVTAPNGYPIELLEYSTGRTLGQTPHSAGAIGAAHIAFTVTDIRTAIARVERAGWAVKGSPQPIPAGPRRGTMVAYISGPDGITIELMQHPVQHSRVV; from the coding sequence ATGGCCGAAGATGCCGGCGTGATAGCTGTGGACCACACGGGATTCTCGGTCGCCTCGTTGGAGGAGGCGATCCAGTTCTGGACTGAGGCGATGGGTTTCGACCTTGCTCGCCGAGGAGAGATGGGTGGGGAGTTCCTACGGGACGCCACGGGGGTTGACGATCCGCGCTGCCGAATGGCGCTGGTGACGGCTCCAAATGGCTACCCTATCGAGCTGCTCGAATATTCGACAGGCCGTACGCTGGGCCAGACACCCCATAGCGCTGGTGCGATCGGCGCCGCGCACATTGCCTTCACGGTTACAGATATTCGCACGGCGATTGCGCGGGTTGAGAGGGCAGGGTGGGCAGTGAAGGGTTCGCCGCAGCCAATACCGGCCGGACCCCGACGCGGAACAATGGTCGCGTACATCTCTGGCCCGGATGGTATCACCATAGAGCTGATGCAGCATCCTGTTCAACATTCCCGCGTCGTGTAA
- a CDS encoding LysR family transcriptional regulator, giving the protein MNDYKALRIFLMAAEKRNFAQVARELDMTPAAVTRAIAALEDDLGVQLFVRTTRQVSLTTDGAIYAAQIQPAFEALENARKDVMDTHKTDHGRLRISAPTWFGQQVLPRILSGFRERYPKISFEVSLGDGLVNIIDDDFDLAIRISAAPSDKFTIWRKISVVKRILVAAPGSRFADMQQPSELTPDDCLAYSGQSRRENWVLSDGSRSAIISAGRAFSANSGEVLARMAVEGAGVALLPTFHVAAHVHSGKLVHILQGWTPPDLWLTLYYPPYQALPPRIASFSKFFEEEVSSFMAQRGS; this is encoded by the coding sequence ATGAACGACTACAAGGCGCTGCGAATCTTTTTGATGGCTGCGGAAAAGCGCAACTTCGCGCAGGTCGCACGGGAACTGGATATGACGCCAGCGGCCGTGACGCGTGCGATTGCAGCGCTGGAGGACGATCTCGGCGTCCAGCTCTTTGTCCGCACGACCCGGCAGGTATCTCTGACGACCGACGGGGCAATCTATGCGGCGCAGATACAGCCCGCGTTCGAGGCGTTGGAGAACGCCCGAAAAGACGTGATGGACACCCACAAGACCGACCATGGCCGCCTGCGGATCAGTGCGCCCACATGGTTCGGCCAGCAGGTCCTGCCGCGTATCCTGTCCGGGTTCCGCGAACGTTACCCAAAGATTAGCTTCGAAGTGTCCCTCGGTGATGGTCTGGTCAACATCATCGATGACGATTTCGATCTGGCGATCCGTATCTCGGCAGCACCCTCGGACAAGTTCACGATCTGGCGAAAAATCAGTGTGGTGAAGCGCATTCTCGTTGCGGCTCCGGGCAGCCGATTTGCCGATATGCAGCAGCCAAGCGAATTGACGCCGGATGATTGCCTTGCCTATAGCGGGCAGAGCAGGCGGGAAAACTGGGTGCTTTCTGACGGTAGCAGAAGCGCCATCATCTCAGCGGGCAGAGCGTTCAGCGCCAATAGTGGCGAGGTGCTGGCGAGAATGGCGGTAGAGGGCGCTGGCGTGGCGTTGCTTCCAACGTTTCATGTTGCGGCACATGTGCATTCAGGAAAACTCGTCCATATTTTACAGGGCTGGACGCCACCGGACCTGTGGTTGACGCTTTACTATCCACCCTATCAAGCGCTGCCGCCGCGAATTGCATCCTTCTCGAAGTTCTTCGAAGAGGAGGTTTCCAGCTTTATGGCTCAACGTGGGAGTTGA
- a CDS encoding alpha/beta fold hydrolase, translated as MGFVKTTDGTDIFYKDWGSKDAQPIVFHHGWPLSSDDWDAQMLFFLANGYRVVAHDRRGHGRSAQVSDGHDMDHYAADAFAVVEALDLKNAGHIGHSTGGGEVARYVAKHGQPAGRVAKAVLVSAVPPLMLKTEANPEGLPREVFDGFRSATAANRAQFFRDVPAGPFYGFNREGATVHEGVIQNWWRQGMMGSAKAHYDGIKAFSETDQTEDLKAITVPTLVLHGEDDQIVPIADAAHKAIKLLKNGTIKTYPGFSHGMLTVNADILNADLLAFIKA; from the coding sequence ATGGGCTTCGTTAAAACCACAGACGGCACCGACATATTCTACAAGGACTGGGGTTCGAAGGACGCACAGCCAATCGTATTCCATCACGGCTGGCCTTTGTCTTCCGATGACTGGGACGCACAGATGCTGTTCTTCCTCGCCAACGGTTACCGCGTGGTTGCCCACGACCGTCGCGGTCATGGTCGCTCGGCGCAGGTCTCCGATGGCCATGACATGGACCATTACGCCGCGGATGCGTTTGCCGTTGTCGAAGCACTGGATTTGAAGAACGCAGGTCACATAGGTCACTCGACAGGTGGCGGTGAAGTTGCACGCTATGTCGCGAAGCACGGCCAGCCTGCCGGTCGCGTTGCAAAGGCCGTATTGGTGTCCGCCGTGCCGCCGTTGATGCTAAAGACAGAAGCGAACCCAGAAGGCCTGCCGAGGGAAGTCTTCGACGGTTTCCGGTCAGCCACCGCTGCCAACCGCGCTCAGTTCTTCCGCGACGTTCCTGCCGGACCTTTCTACGGCTTCAACCGCGAAGGCGCGACCGTTCATGAAGGCGTGATCCAGAATTGGTGGCGTCAGGGCATGATGGGCAGCGCGAAGGCCCATTATGATGGCATCAAGGCCTTTTCGGAAACCGACCAGACGGAAGACCTGAAAGCGATCACCGTGCCAACCCTGGTTCTCCACGGCGAAGACGACCAGATCGTGCCAATCGCGGATGCGGCTCACAAAGCCATCAAGCTGCTGAAGAATGGTACGATCAAGACCTATCCCGGCTTCTCGCATGGCATGCTAACCGTCAACGCGGACATCTTGAACGCCGACCTGCTGGCCTTCATCAAGGCTTGA
- a CDS encoding helix-turn-helix transcriptional regulator, with protein MSEWLAVSEKIAASFGVKAARALVIRPLRDAQLTVVHIQRCYEHGNSRVILEPDNAFLVMLYLEDAEHSDIVSEERLEPIKIYPKASICLVSLKQGAAISINGRLDVLAFHVPVAHLAELTEEAGEPRVDDFLTCRGLHDQVISNMGAALMPLFDMPDEVRDTLVPHIGLAFIAHLAHKYGRSPSQHLSASGQLNSMQEERIKTYINTNLSRNIGLEDISVASGFSIEELCSGFEETTGQSIGEWLLASRIARAKAYLTKTGESIDQVAETCGFRNQTSFVESFTHSVGVTPDEWRSRDRH; from the coding sequence GTGAGTGAATGGTTGGCGGTCAGTGAAAAAATTGCGGCGAGCTTTGGTGTCAAAGCGGCAAGGGCATTGGTCATTCGGCCATTACGGGATGCCCAGCTCACTGTCGTGCATATTCAGCGGTGTTATGAACACGGAAACAGCCGTGTAATTCTGGAGCCGGACAACGCATTTCTCGTCATGCTCTATCTGGAAGATGCAGAGCATTCCGATATCGTGTCGGAAGAGCGTTTGGAGCCGATCAAGATCTATCCCAAGGCCTCGATCTGTCTTGTCAGTTTGAAACAGGGGGCGGCGATTTCAATTAATGGCCGACTGGATGTGCTTGCCTTCCACGTTCCCGTCGCGCATCTTGCCGAACTCACCGAGGAGGCAGGCGAGCCGCGGGTCGATGACTTTCTGACCTGTCGCGGTCTGCATGACCAGGTGATCAGCAATATGGGCGCAGCCCTCATGCCCCTGTTCGACATGCCGGATGAGGTAAGGGACACGCTCGTTCCCCACATCGGTCTCGCCTTCATCGCGCATCTTGCCCATAAATATGGCCGGTCTCCCTCCCAACACCTTTCGGCGTCCGGGCAGCTCAACTCCATGCAGGAAGAGCGAATCAAAACCTATATTAACACCAATCTTTCCCGCAATATCGGCCTTGAGGATATTTCCGTGGCCAGCGGCTTTTCGATAGAAGAGCTCTGCTCCGGCTTTGAAGAGACGACCGGACAGTCCATTGGCGAATGGCTATTGGCAAGCCGGATTGCCCGGGCGAAGGCCTACCTAACCAAGACCGGCGAGAGTATCGATCAGGTTGCGGAAACCTGTGGCTTTAGGAACCAGACGAGCTTTGTCGAAAGTTTTACGCATTCCGTGGGCGTTACGCCGGACGAGTGGCGCTCGCGCGATCGTCACTAA
- the traR gene encoding autoinducer-binding transcriptional regulator TraR encodes MQRWLDKLIDISAIEGTQNKIEDALADLTNQMGFHSYAYLNLQPGRTLAITNYNREWRSIYFQLNYPSLDPVVKRAKAIKRVFVWAGELERTRISKDERKFYAHAAEFGIRSGITIPVKTANGSISMFTVASEKREINLRREIDAVSAASAVGQLHTRFTFLRARPQIEDPAYLDPKEATYLRWIAVGKTMEEVAVIEGVKYNTVRVKIAEAMKRFDVHTVAHLTAIAVRKNLI; translated from the coding sequence ATGCAGCGCTGGTTGGATAAACTCATTGATATTAGCGCAATTGAAGGTACTCAAAACAAGATTGAGGATGCGCTGGCCGACCTTACCAATCAGATGGGCTTTCACAGCTATGCGTACCTTAACCTTCAGCCTGGACGTACGCTAGCAATCACGAACTACAATCGAGAATGGCGATCCATATATTTTCAGCTAAATTATCCGTCGCTTGATCCTGTCGTTAAGCGTGCGAAAGCAATTAAACGGGTCTTCGTATGGGCGGGAGAATTGGAACGAACGCGCATTTCAAAGGACGAACGTAAATTCTATGCCCACGCGGCCGAATTTGGAATCCGTTCTGGCATTACCATTCCTGTAAAAACAGCGAACGGCTCGATTTCCATGTTTACCGTCGCTTCGGAAAAGCGCGAAATCAATCTTCGTCGCGAGATTGATGCTGTTTCCGCTGCATCTGCAGTCGGGCAGCTCCACACCCGATTTACTTTTCTGCGCGCAAGACCTCAAATCGAAGATCCTGCCTATCTGGATCCGAAAGAAGCAACATATCTGCGATGGATAGCGGTCGGTAAAACAATGGAGGAAGTGGCGGTCATTGAAGGCGTTAAATATAATACAGTACGCGTTAAAATTGCCGAAGCTATGAAACGTTTCGACGTGCATACCGTAGCCCACTTGACCGCAATCGCGGTTCGAAAAAATCTAATCTGA
- a CDS encoding XapX domain-containing protein, giving the protein MKIYLLSLTVGLLVGVIYGLLNVRSPAPPVIALIGLLGILVGEQIVPLAKTIWNKEPAAVSWLNHVKPHMFGHMPKGGQTSVDLAASRQDAPEGKG; this is encoded by the coding sequence ATGAAAATCTACCTGCTCTCGCTTACCGTCGGCCTTCTCGTCGGAGTTATTTACGGCCTTCTCAATGTCCGCTCACCCGCGCCGCCGGTCATCGCTCTCATCGGTCTTCTTGGCATTCTCGTTGGCGAACAGATCGTGCCGCTGGCAAAGACAATCTGGAACAAGGAGCCTGCGGCGGTCTCGTGGCTCAACCACGTCAAGCCGCACATGTTCGGCCATATGCCCAAGGGCGGGCAGACCTCTGTCGATCTTGCCGCCTCCAGACAAGACGCTCCCGAAGGTAAAGGCTGA
- a CDS encoding hydrolase, producing MSNKLQVLTPQNSQIIFIDQQPQMAFGVQSIDRQVLKNNVVGLAKAAKIFNIPTTVTTVETDSFSGNTFPELLAVVPDNDILERTSMNSWDDQNVRDALAKNAADGRKKIVVAGLWTEVCNTTFALSCMNDTDYEVYMVADASGGTSADAHKYAMDRMVQAGVVPVTWQQVLLEWQRDWARKETYDAVTTLVKEHSGAYGMGIDYAVTHVHGGAERVSHGKRIGPNPAAI from the coding sequence ATGTCCAACAAGCTTCAGGTTCTCACGCCCCAGAACAGCCAGATCATCTTCATCGACCAGCAGCCACAGATGGCCTTCGGCGTGCAATCCATAGACAGACAGGTTTTGAAGAACAATGTCGTTGGCCTTGCTAAGGCGGCCAAGATTTTCAACATTCCCACCACAGTCACCACCGTTGAGACAGACAGCTTCTCGGGCAACACGTTCCCGGAATTGCTTGCAGTCGTACCAGACAATGACATTCTCGAACGTACCTCGATGAATTCCTGGGACGACCAGAACGTTCGTGATGCGCTTGCCAAGAATGCTGCTGATGGTCGCAAGAAGATCGTCGTCGCCGGTCTGTGGACCGAAGTCTGCAACACGACCTTCGCGCTCTCCTGCATGAACGACACGGATTATGAAGTCTACATGGTTGCCGATGCCTCCGGCGGCACCTCTGCGGATGCGCATAAATATGCGATGGATCGCATGGTTCAGGCCGGTGTGGTTCCCGTCACCTGGCAGCAGGTTCTTCTGGAATGGCAGCGCGATTGGGCGCGCAAGGAAACCTACGATGCCGTCACAACCTTGGTCAAAGAGCATTCCGGCGCTTACGGCATGGGCATTGATTACGCTGTGACGCACGTCCACGGCGGTGCCGAGCGCGTCAGCCACGGCAAGCGCATCGGCCCCAACCCTGCCGCCATCTGA